The Streptomyces sp. DG1A-41 genomic sequence CTCCGTCTCGACCGCCGCGGCGGCGGCCTCGGCGAGTGCCGCCTGCGGATGCGGCGAACGTGCGGCGCCCAGCCGCGATGAGGTGCTCAGCTGCGATGAGGTGCTCGGCCGCGACGAGGCGCTCACCCGCGACGCGACCGTCAGCGTGCCGACGACCCGGCCGCCCTCCGGAGCGAGCACCGGGACGCTCACGGCGGACACGTCCTGCCAACGGTCGAGGAAGTGCTCGGGTCCGTGAACCTCGGCCCGGCGCCGGGTGCGCAGGGCGAGAGCCGCGCTGTTGTTGCCGACCTCCTGCTCCGACAGGACGGGACACGGATCGAGCCCGGGTACGCTCCCCGCCGTCCACAGCACGCGCAGCCGCTCGTCGGTCAGGACGAGGAGCGACCGGTCAGCGCCCAGGGCCGGGACGATCCGGTCGAGCACCGGCCGGGCGGCACCGAGCAGCGCCGACTCCGCCGGCCGCTCGGGAGCGACGACCGGCTCCTTCAAGTCGTGCGGCACACCGAAGAACCGCGCCCGCCGCCACGCAGCGACGACCTCCTCGGGAACGCCGCCGGGCAGCGGACGCCCCGACAGGAACCGCTCGCGGGCGAGACGCAGCGAGGGCAGGGCGGTGGCTGCGGGGGAGGGCTCGGTCGTGGTCACGGCACACCCACCGTAGCGGGTTCGGTTGAACGGGCAACAACTGCGGTGGGCGACGCTCCTCGTCGCGAACGGGTGTCTCGTAATGAGACACCCGCGACCGGCCGAGCCGCTCCATGATCATGGACGCTCGATGTCCGCCCCCGTCCCCCGCAGGAGCGCCCCGTGTCCACCGTCGTCGAGACCGACGTCCTGATCGTGGGCAGCGGCCCGGCAGGTGCCTCGGCCGCGCTCGCCCTGAGCACCTACGGCGTGCCCAACATCGTGGTGACCCGCTACGCGAGCCTCGCCGACACGCCCCGCGCGCACATCACCAACCAGCGCACCATGGAGGTGCTGCGCGACCTCGGCGTCGAACAGGAGGTCGTCGCGCAGGCCACCCCGCAGCACCTGATGGGCAACACGACGTTCTGCACCAGTCTGGCGGGCGAGGAACTGGGCCGGGTGCGCTCCTGGGGCAACGACCCGCTCGTGCAGGCGGAACACGAACTCGCCAGCCCCACCCGCGTGTGCGACATGCCGCAGCACCTCATGGAGCCGGTCCTCGTGAACGCGGCCGTCGCCCGCGGCACCCAGCTCCGCTTCCAGAACGAGTACCTCTCCCACACCCAGGACGCCGACGGCGTCACGGCCACCGTCCGCGACTGGCTGCGCGGGGACACCTACGAGATCCGCGCCCAGTACCTGATCGGCGCCGACGGCGGACGCTCCAAGGTCGCCGCGGACGCCGGGCTGCCGATGGGCGGCCAGATGGGCGTGGCCGGCAGCATCAACATCGTCTTCGAGGCGGATCTGGCGAAGTACACCGCCCACCGCCCGGCCACCCTGTACTGGGTCCTCGCGCCCGGCGCGACGGTCGGCGGCATCGGCGCGGGCCTGGTGCGCTGCGTCCGCCCCTGGAGCGAGTGGCTGATCGTGTGGGGCTACGACGTCACCGCGGGCGCCCCGGACCTGACCACCGAGTACGCCGAATCCGTCGTACGCAAGCTCGTCGGCGACGACGACATCCCCGTGACGATCAGGTCTTGCTCCGCATGGACCGTCAACGAGATGTACGCGGAGAGCTACGCGAACGGGCGCGTCTTCTGCGCCGGCGACGCCGTGCACCGGCATCCCCCGTCCAACGGCCTCGGCTCCAACACCTCCATCCAGGACGCCTACAACCTGGCCTGGAAGCTCAAACTCGTCCTCGACGGCACCGCCCACCCCAGGCTGCTCGACAGCTACACCGCCGAGCGCGCGCCCATCGGCCGGCAGATCGTCACCCGCGCCAACCAGTCCATCCGCGAGACCGCCCCGATCTTCGAGGCACTCGACGGGCTCTCCCCGCAGACCCCCGAGCAGCTGTGGGCCAACATCGCCGCCCGCAAGGACGCCACCGAGGCCGCCGAGAAGCAG encodes the following:
- a CDS encoding FAD-dependent monooxygenase produces the protein MSTVVETDVLIVGSGPAGASAALALSTYGVPNIVVTRYASLADTPRAHITNQRTMEVLRDLGVEQEVVAQATPQHLMGNTTFCTSLAGEELGRVRSWGNDPLVQAEHELASPTRVCDMPQHLMEPVLVNAAVARGTQLRFQNEYLSHTQDADGVTATVRDWLRGDTYEIRAQYLIGADGGRSKVAADAGLPMGGQMGVAGSINIVFEADLAKYTAHRPATLYWVLAPGATVGGIGAGLVRCVRPWSEWLIVWGYDVTAGAPDLTTEYAESVVRKLVGDDDIPVTIRSCSAWTVNEMYAESYANGRVFCAGDAVHRHPPSNGLGSNTSIQDAYNLAWKLKLVLDGTAHPRLLDSYTAERAPIGRQIVTRANQSIRETAPIFEALDGLSPQTPEQLWANIAARKDATEAAEKQRAALREAIAFKAYEFNAHGVDLNQRYTSGAIVPDGTPDPGFTRDPELHHQPSSRPGARLPHAWITSGSRTLSTLDTVGRGRFTLLTGTGGEDWVRAAEAQEPEITTVVIGPGQEYEDPYGDWALLSGISDAGALLVRPDGFVAFRHASAAPDAGELLADALRSILGHA